A portion of the Pseudarthrobacter defluvii genome contains these proteins:
- a CDS encoding DUF501 domain-containing protein, with product MEHNTAAARDESRQPTAHDLEVLSRQLGRPVRDVVEIPARCICGNPLVAATAPRLSNGTPFPTTFYLTHPVITSAVSRLEAAGVMNTMNEQLATDDGLAAAYRAAHEEYLAAREAIGQRSGIGPVPEIDGVSAGGMPTRVKCLHVLVGHSLAAGSGVNPLGDTAIGMISEWWTADKCYCDGAWDTTGEAPSRDLSRHGPQGLPGIVGRPAPVRKSAGTAGAAE from the coding sequence GTGGAACACAACACGGCAGCCGCCCGGGACGAATCCCGCCAACCGACAGCACACGACCTTGAAGTACTGAGCAGGCAGCTGGGACGTCCCGTCCGCGACGTCGTGGAGATTCCGGCCCGCTGCATCTGCGGCAACCCCCTGGTGGCGGCCACCGCACCCCGCCTCAGCAACGGCACTCCTTTCCCCACCACCTTCTACCTGACGCACCCGGTGATCACATCCGCGGTTTCCAGGCTTGAGGCGGCGGGGGTCATGAACACCATGAACGAACAGCTGGCCACCGATGACGGACTCGCCGCGGCCTACCGGGCAGCCCATGAAGAGTACCTGGCCGCCCGCGAAGCCATCGGGCAGCGTTCGGGCATCGGCCCGGTGCCGGAAATCGACGGCGTCTCCGCCGGCGGGATGCCCACCCGCGTCAAGTGCCTGCACGTCCTGGTGGGCCACTCCCTGGCAGCGGGAAGCGGCGTCAACCCCCTCGGCGACACGGCGATCGGGATGATCAGCGAGTGGTGGACGGCGGACAAGTGCTACTGCGACGGCGCCTGGGACACCACCGGCGAGGCACCGTCCCGGGACCTCAGCCGGCACGGACCGCAGGGCCTGCCCGGTATCGTGGGACGCCCGGCCCCCGTCCGGAAGTCTGCCGGCACCGCAGGAGCCGCCGAATGA
- a CDS encoding branched-chain amino acid ABC transporter permease, whose product MLSTLVPLLPTENDWITFDIPSLAENFWSATFDGLTFGAIYALVALGYTLVYGVLNLINFAHSEVFIVGCYAVFFTLSTLGFGPSVPRLDIWAIILNLLLALVLAMLASAVTAFLLERIAYKPLRKRNAPRLVFLITAIGASFTIQYLIYLWRGPSPELALTMFRPTPIFDVFGTIIDSQQLVIIIAAVIMMVGIDRFISKSRTGRGIRAVAQDPDTATLMGVNKERIIITTFVIGGLLAGAAALFYVMKIPSGVQYSGGFVLGIKAFAAAVLGGIGNVRGALLGGLLLGLIGNYGQILLGNSQWTDVVAFVVLVLVLLLRPEGILGTSLGRSKA is encoded by the coding sequence ATGCTTTCCACTCTTGTCCCACTACTTCCGACGGAAAACGACTGGATCACCTTCGACATACCGTCCCTGGCCGAGAACTTCTGGAGTGCCACCTTTGACGGCCTCACCTTCGGAGCCATCTACGCGCTCGTAGCGCTGGGTTACACCCTGGTCTACGGCGTCCTCAACCTGATTAACTTCGCCCACTCGGAAGTGTTCATCGTTGGCTGCTACGCAGTCTTCTTCACGCTCAGCACCCTGGGATTCGGCCCTTCCGTACCCCGGCTCGATATCTGGGCCATCATCCTCAACCTGTTGCTGGCACTGGTTTTGGCCATGCTTGCCTCCGCAGTGACAGCCTTCCTGCTGGAACGCATCGCCTATAAGCCGCTCCGCAAGCGGAACGCGCCGCGCCTGGTCTTCCTGATTACTGCCATCGGCGCTTCCTTCACCATCCAGTACCTGATCTACCTGTGGCGCGGTCCCAGCCCTGAGCTTGCCTTGACCATGTTCCGTCCCACGCCGATCTTCGATGTGTTCGGCACCATCATCGACTCCCAGCAACTGGTGATCATCATTGCCGCGGTGATCATGATGGTGGGCATCGACAGGTTCATCAGCAAGTCGCGCACCGGCCGCGGCATCCGCGCGGTGGCGCAGGATCCTGACACCGCCACATTGATGGGCGTCAACAAAGAGCGCATCATTATTACCACCTTCGTCATCGGAGGCCTGCTCGCAGGAGCCGCCGCTTTGTTCTACGTCATGAAGATCCCGTCCGGTGTCCAGTACAGCGGCGGCTTCGTCCTTGGCATCAAGGCGTTCGCGGCCGCAGTGCTCGGCGGCATCGGCAACGTCCGCGGCGCCCTGCTGGGCGGCCTGCTGCTTGGCCTGATCGGCAACTATGGCCAGATCCTGCTGGGCAACTCGCAGTGGACCGACGTCGTCGCGTTCGTGGTGCTGGTGCTCGTGCTGCTGCTGCGGCCCGAAGGCATCCTGGGAACCTCCCTTGGAAGGAGCAAAGCATGA
- the eno gene encoding phosphopyruvate hydratase → MALIDAIHAREILDSRGNPTVEVEVLLSDGQIGRAAVPSGASTGEHEAVELRDGDKGRYLGKGVQKAVDAVIDQIAPALTGFDATDQRSIDQAMLDLDGTPNKGKLGANAILGVSLAVANAAAASADLPLYKYLGGPNAHVLPVPLMNILNGGSHADSDVDIQEFMIAPIGAETFSEGLRWGVEVYHNLKSVLKEKGLSTGLGDEGGFAPNLPSNRAALDLIQEAIKNAGYTPGKDIALALDVASSEFYKDGAYQFEGKALSATEMSAYYAELVDAYPLVSIEDPLDENDWEGWKTLTDTIGDKVQLVGDDLFVTNPAILQRGIDTRTANSLLVKVNQIGSLTETLDAVSLAQRAGYTTITSHRSGETEDTTIADIAVATNAGQIKTGAPARSERVAKYNQLLRIEEELDDAARYAGRSAFPRFKG, encoded by the coding sequence ATGGCGCTTATCGATGCCATCCACGCCCGCGAGATCCTCGATTCCCGCGGCAACCCCACCGTAGAAGTTGAAGTCCTGCTGTCCGACGGCCAGATCGGCCGCGCGGCGGTTCCCTCCGGTGCCTCCACCGGTGAGCACGAGGCCGTCGAACTGCGCGACGGCGACAAGGGCCGCTACCTGGGCAAGGGCGTGCAGAAGGCCGTCGACGCCGTGATCGACCAGATCGCCCCCGCCCTGACCGGCTTCGACGCCACAGACCAGCGCAGCATCGACCAGGCCATGCTGGACCTGGACGGCACCCCCAACAAGGGCAAGCTCGGCGCCAACGCCATCCTGGGCGTCTCCCTGGCAGTCGCCAACGCAGCCGCAGCCTCCGCTGACCTGCCGCTCTACAAGTACCTGGGCGGCCCCAACGCGCACGTCCTGCCCGTGCCGCTGATGAACATCCTCAACGGTGGCTCCCACGCCGACTCCGACGTCGACATCCAGGAATTCATGATCGCCCCCATCGGCGCTGAAACCTTCTCCGAAGGCCTACGCTGGGGCGTCGAGGTCTACCACAACCTCAAGTCCGTCCTGAAGGAAAAGGGCCTGTCCACCGGCCTCGGCGACGAGGGCGGCTTCGCCCCCAACCTGCCGTCCAACCGCGCGGCACTGGACCTGATCCAGGAAGCCATCAAGAACGCCGGCTACACCCCGGGCAAGGACATCGCACTGGCCCTGGACGTTGCCTCCTCCGAGTTCTACAAGGACGGTGCCTACCAGTTCGAAGGCAAAGCCCTGTCCGCCACCGAGATGAGCGCCTACTACGCCGAGCTCGTGGACGCCTACCCGCTGGTCTCCATCGAGGACCCGCTGGACGAGAACGACTGGGAGGGCTGGAAGACCCTCACCGACACCATCGGCGACAAGGTCCAGTTGGTAGGTGACGACCTCTTCGTCACCAACCCCGCCATCCTGCAGCGCGGCATCGACACCAGGACCGCCAACTCCCTGCTGGTCAAGGTCAACCAGATCGGTTCCCTGACCGAGACCCTGGATGCCGTCAGCCTGGCCCAGCGTGCCGGCTACACCACCATCACCTCGCACCGCTCCGGCGAAACCGAAGACACCACCATTGCCGACATCGCGGTGGCCACCAACGCAGGCCAGATCAAGACCGGCGCCCCTGCCCGCTCCGAGCGCGTTGCCAAGTACAACCAGCTGCTGCGGATCGAAGAGGAACTGGACGACGCCGCACGCTATGCCGGACGCAGCGCGTTCCCGCGTTTCAAGGGCTAG
- a CDS encoding branched-chain amino acid ABC transporter substrate-binding protein yields MYRKKVLTSLAAAATFSMLLSACANQAGPGTTESSGSSSKVNIPAISKVDVPSGAVKPAGDGKATCPATTTLAYAGAQTGPNAQLGVNIFNGIQLAIDQHNKANPGCQVQFKKFDTEGDPNKATGPVTQMVSEQDIVGVVGLPFSGESKATGNIFEQKGLVHITPSATNPTLTENGWTTFFRGLGNDAVQGPAAAKFLTGKLGAKKVYLVQDDSDYGIGLGTSTSAGLGSALAGTEKVTTGQKDFSAVISKIMNAKADAVFYAGYYAEGAPFDQQLVGKGFTGTFVAPDGVKDDQFIKQAGDASNNAYFTCPCIPGELITDFATAYKDVSKGAEPGTYSIEGYDAATVLLSGIDAGKQSRADLLAWVKAYDKDGLSKHYKWDAKGELQAPTVYGYKVENGKIVPVGPIGE; encoded by the coding sequence ATGTACCGAAAGAAAGTCCTCACCTCGTTGGCAGCAGCAGCCACGTTCAGCATGCTGCTGTCGGCCTGTGCCAACCAGGCGGGCCCCGGCACCACCGAAAGCTCGGGTTCGTCCAGCAAGGTGAATATCCCCGCCATTTCGAAAGTGGATGTCCCCTCCGGCGCCGTCAAGCCCGCCGGTGACGGCAAGGCCACCTGCCCCGCGACCACCACGCTGGCCTACGCAGGCGCGCAGACCGGTCCCAACGCCCAGCTCGGCGTCAACATCTTCAACGGCATCCAGCTGGCCATCGACCAGCACAACAAGGCCAACCCCGGCTGCCAGGTCCAGTTCAAGAAGTTCGATACCGAAGGTGACCCCAACAAGGCCACCGGCCCCGTCACCCAGATGGTCAGCGAGCAGGACATCGTTGGTGTGGTCGGCCTGCCCTTCTCGGGTGAATCCAAGGCCACGGGCAACATCTTCGAGCAGAAGGGCCTGGTCCACATCACGCCGTCGGCCACCAACCCCACGCTCACCGAGAACGGCTGGACCACCTTCTTCCGGGGCCTCGGCAATGACGCCGTCCAGGGCCCGGCGGCGGCCAAGTTCCTCACCGGCAAGCTGGGCGCCAAGAAGGTCTACCTTGTCCAGGACGACTCCGACTACGGCATCGGCCTGGGCACCTCCACCTCCGCCGGACTGGGCAGTGCACTGGCCGGAACGGAAAAGGTGACCACCGGGCAGAAGGACTTCTCGGCAGTCATCTCCAAGATCATGAACGCCAAGGCTGATGCCGTCTTCTACGCCGGCTACTACGCCGAGGGCGCACCGTTCGACCAGCAGCTGGTTGGCAAGGGCTTCACCGGAACCTTCGTGGCACCGGATGGCGTGAAGGATGACCAGTTCATCAAGCAGGCAGGCGACGCTTCCAACAACGCCTACTTCACCTGCCCCTGCATCCCCGGTGAGCTCATCACCGACTTCGCCACGGCCTACAAGGACGTCTCCAAGGGCGCAGAACCCGGAACGTACTCGATCGAAGGCTACGACGCCGCTACTGTCCTCCTGTCCGGCATTGACGCAGGCAAGCAAAGCCGCGCGGACCTGCTGGCCTGGGTCAAGGCCTACGACAAGGACGGCCTGAGCAAGCACTACAAGTGGGACGCCAAGGGTGAACTCCAGGCCCCGACCGTCTACGGCTACAAGGTGGAGAACGGCAAGATCGTCCCCGTCGGCCCCATCGGGGAGTAG
- a CDS encoding branched-chain amino acid ABC transporter permease, whose translation MSMTDGPTPLRTAAAEQAAEDREASSKAPGRSALRQQGKRKPGFFSDRWQALSRQQQWAFLIVVVVLAYLLPLINPPIITTEPGNNFALACFDMARFALIAVGLNIVVGYAGLLDLGYVAFFAVGSYVAAMLTSPDSPYLHIPYLWTLPVAMAVTMFFGVMLGVPTLRLRGDYLAIVTLGFGEIIRILATIIPAMKGQVGFQNVGHPPGDGADGQPIFSNSNGVPWYWLTLTIIIIVTLLVGNLERSRVGRAWIAIREDEDAAEIMGVPTFKYKVWAFAIGAAVGGLSGALFAGQVGFVNNQKFDVTTSILFLAAVVLGGAGNKVGAILGGALVSYIPLRFTAIAEYKYLIFGIALVLIMIFRSQGLLPARQRLLAYGRTALNKVTSREATEPKDTDTPAAGPDARAAGQRGAEA comes from the coding sequence ATGAGTATGACGGACGGCCCCACGCCGCTGCGCACAGCGGCTGCCGAACAGGCTGCGGAGGACCGCGAAGCCTCCTCGAAAGCCCCGGGCAGGAGCGCGCTCCGGCAGCAGGGGAAACGGAAGCCCGGATTCTTCTCAGACCGCTGGCAGGCGTTGTCCCGCCAGCAGCAGTGGGCGTTCCTGATAGTCGTCGTGGTCCTGGCCTACCTGCTGCCGCTGATCAATCCGCCCATCATCACCACCGAACCCGGCAACAACTTCGCCCTGGCCTGCTTCGACATGGCACGCTTTGCGCTGATCGCGGTGGGACTCAATATCGTGGTGGGGTACGCCGGCCTGCTGGACCTGGGGTACGTGGCCTTCTTCGCAGTGGGTTCGTACGTCGCCGCCATGCTGACCAGCCCGGATTCGCCCTACCTGCACATTCCCTATCTGTGGACACTTCCTGTCGCCATGGCGGTCACCATGTTCTTCGGCGTCATGCTGGGCGTGCCCACCCTCCGGCTCAGGGGCGACTATCTCGCCATCGTGACGCTCGGCTTCGGCGAGATCATCCGCATCCTCGCCACCATCATCCCGGCCATGAAGGGCCAGGTGGGCTTCCAGAACGTGGGCCACCCGCCCGGCGACGGGGCTGACGGCCAGCCGATCTTCTCCAACTCAAACGGTGTCCCCTGGTACTGGCTGACCCTGACCATCATCATCATCGTCACCCTGCTGGTGGGCAACCTTGAACGCAGCCGGGTTGGCCGCGCCTGGATCGCCATCCGCGAAGATGAGGACGCCGCCGAAATCATGGGGGTTCCCACCTTCAAATACAAGGTGTGGGCCTTCGCCATCGGTGCTGCCGTCGGCGGCCTTTCCGGTGCCCTGTTCGCCGGCCAGGTAGGGTTCGTCAACAACCAGAAGTTCGACGTCACCACGTCCATCCTGTTCCTCGCCGCCGTCGTGCTGGGTGGCGCCGGCAACAAGGTGGGGGCCATCCTCGGCGGAGCCCTGGTCAGCTACATCCCGCTCAGGTTCACGGCCATTGCTGAGTACAAATACCTGATCTTCGGCATTGCACTGGTGCTGATCATGATCTTCCGTTCCCAGGGACTGCTCCCGGCCCGGCAGCGGCTGCTTGCCTACGGCCGGACGGCCTTGAACAAGGTCACCAGCCGCGAGGCCACGGAACCCAAAGACACGGACACTCCGGCGGCGGGCCCTGATGCCCGCGCCGCCGGGCAGAGAGGAGCGGAGGCATGA
- a CDS encoding NAD(P)/FAD-dependent oxidoreductase: protein MATTPQLQDRPRVLVVGGGYVGLYVALKLQKKIANAGGIVTVVDPLPYMTYQPFLPEVAGGNIEARHAVVSHRQHLKQTELIQGRVTSIDHVNRKAVVAPADGGENFEVPYFDVVLAAGAITRTFPIKGLADNGIGLKTIEEAVALRNKLLERIEVASTMTDPAARARALTFVVVGGGFAGIECITEMEDLARAAVRNNPRIKQEEVRFVLVEAMGRIMPEVTAQQADWVVEHLRSRGIEVLLNTSLDSAEGTLKLINLPDKTPAQEFEADTLVWTAGVQANPMVRSTDFPLEPRGRVRVLPDLRISGDEGIVENAWAAGDIAAVPDLTGKGLPDGTCVPNAQHALRQAKRLAKNLWASRWDKPLTDYKHKNLGAVAGFGEWKGVANINLLGRIGLKGAPAWLAHRGYHGMAMPTFERKFRVILNWIIGFFAGRDTTQLMDLDNPRGAFVSAATPAPKPAAAPAAVPAGGSGSTAAAAPKETVAANAK from the coding sequence ATGGCAACCACCCCACAGCTCCAGGACCGTCCCAGGGTACTCGTCGTCGGCGGCGGGTACGTCGGCCTCTACGTAGCACTGAAACTGCAGAAGAAGATCGCGAACGCCGGTGGCATCGTCACCGTCGTTGATCCCCTGCCCTACATGACCTACCAGCCCTTCCTTCCCGAGGTGGCCGGCGGCAACATCGAAGCCCGCCACGCGGTGGTATCCCACCGCCAGCACCTCAAGCAGACGGAACTGATCCAGGGGCGCGTTACCTCCATCGACCACGTCAACCGCAAGGCTGTGGTGGCTCCCGCCGACGGCGGCGAAAACTTCGAGGTTCCCTACTTCGACGTCGTGCTCGCAGCCGGCGCCATTACCCGCACGTTCCCCATCAAGGGCCTGGCGGACAACGGCATTGGCCTGAAGACCATCGAGGAAGCCGTTGCGCTGCGCAACAAGCTGCTCGAGCGCATCGAGGTTGCGTCCACCATGACGGACCCTGCGGCACGCGCCCGGGCCCTCACCTTCGTGGTGGTCGGTGGCGGCTTCGCCGGCATCGAGTGCATCACCGAAATGGAAGACCTCGCCCGCGCCGCCGTGCGCAACAACCCCCGCATCAAGCAGGAGGAAGTCCGCTTCGTCCTGGTCGAGGCCATGGGCCGCATCATGCCCGAGGTCACTGCCCAGCAGGCCGACTGGGTGGTGGAACACCTGCGCAGCCGCGGCATTGAGGTCCTCCTCAACACCTCGCTGGACAGCGCCGAAGGCACCCTCAAGCTGATCAACCTCCCGGACAAGACCCCGGCCCAGGAATTCGAGGCGGACACCCTGGTATGGACCGCCGGCGTGCAGGCCAACCCCATGGTCCGCTCCACCGACTTCCCCCTTGAGCCCCGCGGCCGGGTCCGGGTCCTTCCGGACCTGCGCATCTCCGGCGACGAAGGCATCGTGGAAAACGCCTGGGCAGCCGGCGACATCGCCGCTGTTCCGGACCTCACCGGCAAGGGCCTGCCGGACGGCACCTGCGTACCCAACGCCCAGCACGCCCTGCGCCAGGCCAAGCGCCTCGCCAAGAACCTCTGGGCCTCCCGCTGGGACAAGCCGCTGACCGACTACAAGCACAAGAACCTCGGTGCCGTGGCCGGCTTCGGCGAGTGGAAGGGCGTTGCCAACATCAATCTCCTGGGCCGCATCGGCCTCAAGGGAGCGCCGGCCTGGCTGGCCCACCGCGGCTACCACGGCATGGCCATGCCCACATTCGAGCGCAAGTTCCGCGTCATCCTGAACTGGATCATCGGCTTCTTCGCCGGCCGCGACACCACCCAGCTGATGGACCTGGACAACCCCCGCGGCGCCTTTGTCTCGGCAGCAACCCCGGCCCCGAAGCCTGCAGCTGCTCCCGCAGCCGTGCCGGCCGGCGGCTCCGGTTCAACCGCTGCCGCAGCTCCGAAGGAGACCGTGGCGGCCAACGCCAAGTAG
- a CDS encoding S8 family serine peptidase, producing MHSTTASTRFLPRAAAALMAVLLVACCFCAGLFTAPSARADEWRDKEYWLADSGITKAWEVSKGAGVKVAVIDSGIDAQHPDLKGAVVGGYDASGSGRPDGQKSVGSKPEHGTLVATMLAGRGHQPASPSPSPSPGPAGTPPDGIMGVAPEAQLLSVSTWLGSPNPSGKSDQDQIPEAVRWAVDNGAKVINISLGSTSPQWPQSWDAAFLYAEQKDVVIVAAAGNRVGGNTQVGAPATIPGVLTVAGLDRKNVASVDASSQGISIGVAAPAENLLGGLPGGGYAEWAGTSGSTPIVAGVAALIRSKWPDMSAEQVINRIITTAKDAGAPGKDPLYGYGILNAEAALKADVPQVSVNPLGTIAEWIRVHRRGNAAPATPLPTTTQVPSAAPTLPEATVPAAKAPSPRDSAIGAAVVIGFAVLFVAIIVAAAIQLRRAARNPALAAEEPETGVLDKVHPARNSSVTDGRQS from the coding sequence ATGCATTCCACAACAGCTTCCACCCGCTTCTTGCCGCGGGCGGCGGCGGCCCTGATGGCCGTCCTCCTGGTTGCGTGCTGCTTCTGCGCGGGCCTCTTCACGGCACCCTCCGCACGGGCCGATGAGTGGCGCGACAAAGAATACTGGCTGGCAGATTCCGGCATCACCAAGGCCTGGGAAGTGTCAAAGGGCGCAGGCGTCAAGGTAGCCGTCATCGACAGCGGCATTGACGCGCAGCACCCGGACCTCAAAGGCGCCGTCGTCGGTGGGTACGACGCCTCCGGCTCCGGCCGGCCCGACGGCCAGAAGAGCGTGGGCTCGAAGCCCGAACACGGCACCCTGGTAGCCACGATGCTTGCCGGCCGCGGCCACCAGCCGGCAAGCCCCAGCCCCAGCCCCAGCCCGGGACCGGCGGGTACACCGCCCGACGGCATCATGGGAGTGGCGCCGGAAGCACAGCTCCTTTCGGTCTCCACCTGGCTTGGCTCACCCAACCCTTCGGGCAAGAGCGACCAGGACCAGATCCCCGAGGCAGTCCGCTGGGCCGTGGACAACGGCGCCAAGGTGATCAACATTTCGTTGGGCAGCACAAGCCCGCAGTGGCCGCAAAGCTGGGACGCGGCCTTCCTTTACGCGGAACAGAAGGACGTGGTCATCGTCGCGGCGGCCGGCAACCGGGTGGGCGGCAACACCCAGGTGGGCGCACCCGCCACCATCCCGGGCGTCCTGACCGTCGCCGGGCTGGACCGGAAGAACGTGGCCAGCGTGGACGCTTCCTCGCAGGGGATCAGCATCGGTGTGGCCGCGCCCGCCGAAAACCTCTTGGGCGGACTCCCCGGTGGCGGCTACGCGGAGTGGGCCGGAACCTCCGGCTCCACCCCCATCGTCGCGGGCGTGGCCGCCCTGATCCGGTCCAAGTGGCCGGATATGAGTGCTGAACAGGTGATCAACAGGATCATCACCACGGCCAAGGACGCAGGAGCCCCGGGCAAGGACCCGCTGTACGGCTACGGCATCCTCAACGCCGAGGCAGCACTTAAAGCCGATGTTCCGCAGGTATCGGTCAATCCGCTGGGCACCATCGCCGAGTGGATCCGCGTCCACAGGCGGGGAAACGCTGCTCCCGCAACCCCACTGCCAACCACCACCCAGGTCCCCAGCGCCGCACCCACGCTGCCCGAAGCAACCGTTCCCGCCGCCAAGGCGCCGTCCCCGCGGGACAGTGCCATCGGCGCCGCCGTCGTGATCGGGTTTGCAGTCCTGTTTGTCGCGATCATCGTGGCAGCCGCCATCCAGCTTCGCAGGGCCGCCCGCAACCCCGCCCTTGCCGCAGAAGAACCCGAAACAGGGGTGCTGGACAAGGTGCATCCAGCCAGGAATTCCAGCGTTACAGACGGTCGTCAAAGTTAG
- a CDS encoding Ppx/GppA phosphatase family protein — MTRVAAIDCGTNSIRLLIADIHHGNGGTGLTDVVREMRVVRLGQGVDATGELAPEALDRTFAAAADYARLIKEHGAERIRFVATSASRDARNRDVFVDGIRDLLGVEPEVISGDEEAALSFAGASSVLPILDGHQVLVVDLGGGSTEFVLGTADGVTAAKSVDIGCVRLTERHLSDDPPTPAQIAAAEADVDAAIARAGRDVPLERATAVVGVAGSVTTITAHALRLPEYSPDAIHGTELPIAEVRAAATDLLTMTRDKRAALPYMHPGRVDVIGAGGLVWRRILERMGELTGGRITAATASEHDILDGIALSIG, encoded by the coding sequence ATGACCCGCGTGGCCGCCATCGACTGCGGCACCAACTCCATCCGGCTCCTGATCGCGGACATCCACCACGGCAACGGCGGCACGGGCCTGACGGACGTAGTCCGCGAGATGCGCGTGGTCCGGTTGGGCCAGGGCGTGGACGCCACCGGCGAACTGGCACCCGAGGCCCTCGACCGGACCTTCGCCGCAGCCGCCGACTACGCTCGGCTGATCAAGGAACACGGCGCAGAGCGGATCCGCTTCGTCGCCACCTCCGCCAGCCGCGACGCACGCAACCGGGACGTCTTCGTGGACGGAATCCGGGACCTGCTGGGCGTGGAGCCCGAAGTCATCTCCGGGGACGAGGAAGCGGCACTGTCCTTTGCCGGTGCCAGCAGCGTCCTGCCCATCCTCGACGGCCACCAGGTGCTGGTGGTGGACCTCGGCGGGGGAAGCACCGAGTTCGTCCTCGGCACTGCGGACGGCGTGACCGCGGCGAAGTCCGTGGACATTGGCTGCGTCCGCCTCACCGAACGGCACCTTAGCGACGATCCCCCCACCCCTGCCCAGATCGCGGCCGCGGAAGCCGACGTTGACGCAGCCATAGCCCGCGCCGGACGCGACGTGCCGCTGGAACGCGCCACCGCCGTCGTCGGTGTTGCCGGGTCCGTCACCACCATCACCGCCCACGCCCTGCGCCTGCCGGAATATTCGCCGGACGCCATCCACGGCACGGAACTGCCGATTGCGGAGGTCCGCGCCGCCGCCACCGACCTGCTCACCATGACCCGGGACAAACGCGCGGCCCTGCCGTACATGCACCCCGGACGCGTGGACGTCATCGGGGCCGGGGGACTGGTGTGGCGCCGGATCCTGGAACGGATGGGGGAGCTGACCGGCGGGAGGATTACCGCAGCCACGGCCAGCGAGCACGACATCCTCGATGGCATCGCCCTGAGCATCGGGTAG
- a CDS encoding FtsB family cell division protein: protein MATRRPKVPKVAPTRPAKETADDGPSGGADVIRADFRPAKGTAARDTARPKDHHGHGASGQPGAGKAGEAPKPKPAGARKGSSSTDGKDTPDREDGQHPVPAKAFSGRMLALAVVMIAITIMLAPTVKIFFDKKAEIDALHADIAARQAEGDALRQQVSRWQDPNYVKQQARDRINMVMPGETGYWVFGSDEPAAESSSPAGAAAQDPADLPWVDSLWESIRRAATD, encoded by the coding sequence ATGGCTACCCGCCGCCCCAAAGTTCCCAAGGTCGCCCCCACCCGTCCAGCCAAGGAAACGGCCGACGACGGGCCCTCCGGCGGTGCCGATGTTATCCGGGCGGATTTCCGCCCGGCCAAGGGAACGGCCGCCAGGGACACGGCACGGCCAAAGGACCACCACGGGCACGGAGCTTCCGGCCAGCCCGGCGCCGGAAAGGCGGGGGAGGCCCCCAAGCCCAAACCTGCCGGCGCACGCAAGGGCAGCAGTTCCACGGACGGCAAGGACACCCCTGACCGCGAAGACGGGCAGCACCCTGTCCCCGCCAAGGCGTTCTCCGGGCGCATGCTCGCGCTGGCCGTGGTGATGATTGCCATCACCATCATGCTCGCGCCCACGGTGAAGATCTTCTTCGACAAGAAGGCTGAAATCGACGCGTTGCACGCCGATATCGCAGCACGTCAGGCCGAAGGCGACGCCCTCCGCCAGCAGGTTTCGCGCTGGCAGGACCCCAACTACGTCAAACAGCAGGCCCGCGACCGCATTAACATGGTTATGCCGGGCGAAACCGGCTACTGGGTTTTTGGCAGCGATGAGCCGGCCGCAGAAAGCAGTAGCCCCGCCGGCGCAGCAGCACAAGACCCCGCCGATCTGCCGTGGGTGGATTCCCTGTGGGAGTCCATCAGGCGCGCGGCCACAGACTGA